The following proteins come from a genomic window of Synergistota bacterium:
- a CDS encoding HEPN domain-containing protein has translation MSEEKAKKEALRWIKTAESDLEAASLLRREGKHAHACFFFQQSAEKALKSLFYLHGLDPWGHSVRKLIEHLKEINENLYSEFRYLLEEATYLDRFYIPTRYPNGLPELTPEEAFTARDSKDAEEIALKIIEKARKFLK, from the coding sequence ATGAGCGAGGAAAAGGCTAAAAAGGAGGCTTTAAGGTGGATTAAAACAGCGGAAAGCGATCTTGAGGCGGCCTCTTTGCTTAGGAGAGAGGGGAAGCATGCTCATGCTTGTTTTTTCTTCCAGCAATCTGCGGAAAAAGCCTTAAAATCCTTGTTTTACCTTCATGGTCTTGATCCATGGGGACATTCTGTAAGAAAGCTAATTGAGCATCTTAAGGAAATTAATGAGAATTTATATTCTGAGTTTAGGTATCTTTTAGAAGAAGCTACATATCTTGATAGGTTTTACATCCCCACGAGATATCCCAATGGGCTTCCAGAACTTACTCCAGAGGAGGCTTTTACAGCTCGTGATTCTAAAGATGCGGAAGAAATAGCCCTAAAAATAATAGAAAAGGCAAGAAAGTTTCTAAAATGA
- the panC gene encoding pantoate--beta-alanine ligase, whose protein sequence is MGSLRLVQSVQEMSSLSESFRRDGKRIILIPTMGYFHEGHLSLMRMGRRLGDRVVVSIFVNPLQFDMKEGYHRYPRDLERDRKMAEDAGVDVLFVPSSGEMYPQGFQTYVEVEKLSKPLCGISRPWLFRGITTVVLKLFNIVKPHVSIFGLKDYQQFAVIKRMVKDLNLDIEIVGHPTVREPDGLAMSSRNVYLSPEERESALSLYRAIIKAKELISSGIKDTLEIKKNLINLIQSHPYTRVDYVEFVDPETLEEVREIKGPTLLALAAYVGLARIVDNAVLGKDGELLS, encoded by the coding sequence ATGGGTAGCTTAAGACTGGTTCAATCGGTCCAAGAGATGTCTTCTCTTTCCGAAAGTTTTCGGAGGGATGGGAAGCGAATCATTCTCATTCCCACGATGGGATATTTCCATGAGGGACATCTCTCTTTAATGAGAATGGGTAGGAGATTGGGTGATAGGGTAGTAGTAAGCATATTTGTTAATCCTCTTCAGTTTGATATGAAAGAGGGTTATCATAGGTATCCTCGTGATTTGGAGAGGGATAGGAAGATGGCAGAGGATGCGGGTGTCGATGTTTTATTTGTTCCTTCCTCTGGTGAGATGTATCCTCAAGGGTTTCAAACTTATGTGGAGGTTGAAAAACTATCGAAGCCTCTGTGTGGCATTTCTAGACCTTGGCTTTTCCGAGGTATAACTACGGTTGTTTTAAAGCTCTTTAACATAGTTAAGCCGCATGTTAGTATCTTTGGGCTTAAGGATTATCAGCAGTTTGCAGTGATTAAGAGAATGGTTAAGGATCTTAACCTTGATATCGAGATCGTAGGGCATCCAACTGTTAGAGAGCCTGATGGTTTGGCCATGAGCTCTCGGAATGTTTATCTTTCTCCCGAGGAAAGGGAGTCAGCTCTGTCTCTTTATAGAGCTATAATTAAGGCTAAGGAGTTGATATCTTCTGGGATTAAGGATACGCTGGAGATTAAAAAGAACCTTATAAATCTTATACAATCTCACCCCTATACAAGGGTTGATTACGTTGAATTTGTAGATCCCGAAACTTTGGAAGAGGTCAGGGAAATTAAGGGACCTACCCTTCTCGCATTAGCCGCTTATGTAGGTTTGGCGCGAATAGTTGATAATGCTGTATTGGGTAAGGATGGAGAATTGTTATCTTAA
- a CDS encoding phenylacetate--CoA ligase, which yields MDKRLLALRGSLRRAYERYPWYRERMDEIGIKPEDVRSFEDIQYLPFMIKDDLRKGYPWGATASDLKDVVRVHCSSGTTGKPTVVSYTKGDIEKWANLVAWCLKIAGVTENDTVQVAYGYGLFTGGLGLHYGAEKLGCCVIPVSGGNTERQIELMRDLGTTVLACTPSYALYLAEVLIEKGISPSELKLRLGILGAEPWSEEMRSQIEKGLGMKALDIYGLSEIWGPGVAMECPYKNGLHINDEYFIVEIIDPETLKPLPFGKEGELVLTTLNREATPMIRYRTRDVTRLVNGDCPCGVHGYRIDRIKGRSDDMLIIRGVNVFPKQVESVLGSFSELSLNYQLVVGERKHLKRLEVRCEFANGFKGDINELTARVSKALKDKLGISVDLVILPPGSIERTAGKAKRIVSA from the coding sequence ATGGATAAGAGGTTACTAGCTTTAAGGGGGAGCTTGAGAAGAGCTTATGAGAGATATCCTTGGTATAGGGAAAGGATGGATGAGATTGGTATTAAGCCTGAAGATGTGAGAAGCTTTGAGGATATTCAGTATTTGCCGTTTATGATTAAGGATGATCTTAGAAAGGGATATCCTTGGGGTGCTACCGCTTCGGATTTGAAAGATGTAGTTAGAGTTCACTGCTCTTCAGGGACTACAGGGAAGCCTACAGTGGTTAGTTATACTAAAGGGGACATTGAAAAATGGGCTAATCTTGTTGCTTGGTGTCTTAAAATTGCTGGGGTGACGGAGAATGACACAGTTCAGGTTGCTTATGGTTATGGGCTTTTTACCGGTGGTTTGGGGCTTCATTATGGAGCTGAGAAGCTTGGTTGCTGTGTAATTCCTGTATCTGGTGGTAACACTGAAAGGCAAATAGAACTAATGAGGGATCTTGGAACTACGGTTTTGGCTTGTACTCCTAGTTATGCTCTTTATCTTGCTGAAGTTTTGATCGAAAAGGGGATATCTCCTAGTGAGCTTAAACTTCGCTTAGGAATATTAGGAGCCGAGCCTTGGAGTGAGGAGATGAGGTCTCAAATAGAAAAGGGCTTGGGAATGAAAGCTTTAGATATATATGGGTTGAGTGAGATATGGGGACCTGGTGTGGCTATGGAGTGCCCCTATAAGAACGGTCTTCATATAAATGATGAATACTTTATTGTTGAGATAATAGACCCCGAAACTTTAAAGCCTCTACCGTTTGGTAAAGAGGGGGAGCTTGTTCTGACCACTTTGAACAGGGAAGCAACACCGATGATAAGATATAGAACCAGGGATGTAACTAGGCTTGTAAATGGGGATTGTCCTTGTGGTGTTCATGGCTATAGGATAGATAGGATAAAGGGAAGAAGCGATGATATGCTTATAATTCGTGGTGTTAATGTGTTTCCAAAGCAAGTAGAGTCTGTTTTGGGAAGCTTTAGTGAGCTTAGTTTAAACTACCAGCTTGTGGTTGGTGAAAGAAAACATCTTAAAAGGCTTGAGGTAAGATGTGAATTTGCTAACGGCTTTAAAGGTGATATAAATGAGCTTACAGCAAGAGTCTCTAAGGCTCTAAAAGATAAACTTGGTATAAGTGTAGATTTAGTTATACTTCCTCCCGGAAGTATTGAGAGGACGGCTGGGAAGGCAAAGAGGATAGTTAGTGCTTAA
- the phoU gene encoding phosphate signaling complex protein PhoU, whose protein sequence is MAFNIRASLEEDLRDLEEKMLRLASLSKEALDQAMRALVHQDLDLAKEVINRDDLLDDLTIELDKTCVEVIARRHPLARDLRTITTIMKMIVDLERVGDLAVNIARIVLAIGKEPFIKPLIDLPRMAEHAQKMLDMAIDAFLKRDMGKAYEVCKMDNFLDDLERQIVSELFFLMLENPGRTLKQGVQLMFVARHLERVGDHTTNLAEKVIYMITGELVRSSDIR, encoded by the coding sequence TTGGCTTTTAATATAAGAGCAAGCTTAGAGGAAGATTTAAGAGACCTAGAAGAGAAGATGCTTAGGCTCGCCTCTCTGTCTAAGGAGGCTTTAGATCAAGCTATGAGGGCACTTGTTCATCAGGATTTGGATTTAGCAAAAGAAGTGATAAATAGGGATGATCTTTTGGACGATCTTACGATAGAGTTGGATAAGACTTGTGTTGAGGTTATTGCAAGAAGGCATCCTTTAGCAAGGGATCTTAGGACTATAACGACAATTATGAAGATGATAGTGGATTTAGAAAGGGTTGGAGATTTAGCGGTTAACATAGCACGCATAGTCTTAGCTATAGGTAAGGAGCCTTTTATAAAGCCTCTTATTGATCTTCCAAGAATGGCAGAGCATGCACAAAAGATGCTTGATATGGCTATAGATGCTTTCTTAAAGAGAGACATGGGAAAGGCTTATGAGGTTTGCAAGATGGATAACTTTCTTGACGATTTGGAAAGGCAGATAGTAAGTGAGTTGTTTTTCTTGATGCTTGAAAATCCTGGCAGGACTCTGAAGCAAGGTGTTCAGTTAATGTTTGTGGCAAGGCATCTTGAGAGGGTAGGTGATCATACTACTAATCTTGCAGAGAAGGTCATATATATGATAACTGGTGAGCTTGTGAGGAGCAGTGATATAAGGTGA